From Camelina sativa cultivar DH55 chromosome 7, Cs, whole genome shotgun sequence, one genomic window encodes:
- the LOC104700165 gene encoding protein disulfide-isomerase 2-3-like isoform X2 — protein MYKSPLTLLMLLTLCFGFFDLGSALYGSSSPVVQLTASNFKSKVLNSNGVVLVEFFAPWCGHCKALTPTWEKVANILKGVATVAAIDADAHQSAAQDYGIQSFPTIKVFVPGKPPIDYQGARDAKSIANFAYKQIKGLLSDRLEGKSKPTGGGSNEKKSEPSASVELNSSNFDELVIKSNELWIVEFFAPWCGHCKKLAPEWKKAAKNLKGKVNLGHVNCDVEQSIMSRFKVQGFPTILVFGLDKSSPTSYDGARTASAIESFASELVESSAGPVEVTELTGSDVMEKNCGSAAICFISFLPDILDSKAEGRNKYLEILLAVAEKFKKHPYSFIWVAAVTQPDLEKRVNVGGYGYPAMVAMNMKKGVYAPLKSAFELPHLLEFVKDAGAGGKGNLPMNGTPEIVTTKAWDGKDGELIEEDEFSLEELMGGDDTVASKDEL, from the exons GTTCTTAATTCAAATGGAGTTGTTTTGGTAGAGTTCTTTGCGCCATGGTGTGGCCACTGCAAAGCTCTAACACCTACATGGGAGAAAGTGGCTAATATTCTTAAAGGAGTTGCGACTGTTGCTGCAATTGACGCAGACGCTCACCAGTCTGCTGCTCAG GATTATGGTATCCAAAGCTTCCCTACTATTAAAGTCTTTGTTCCCGGAAAGCCTCCGATCGATTACCAAGGAGCCAGGGATGCCAAATCCATTGCTAATTTTGCTTACAAGCAG ATCAAGGGTCTTTTGAGTGACCGTTTGGAAGGCAAAAGTAAACCAACTGGAGGAGGATCTAATGAAAAGAAATCTGAACCTAGTGCATCTGTGGAACTGAACTCTAGCAATTTTGATGAGTTGGTCATCAAAAGCAATGAACTCTGGATCGTTGAGTTTTTTGCACCTTG GTGTGGACACTGCAAAAAGCTTGCCCCGGAGTGGAAAAAGGCTGCAAAAAATTTGAAGGGGAAGGTGAATTTAGGCCATGTCAATTGCGATGTTGAGCAG TCGATAATGAGCAGATTCAAAGTGCAAGGATTCCCTACAATTTTGGTATTTGGTCTAGACAAAAGCAGCCCAACTTCTTACGATGGTGCTAGAACTGCGTCGGCGATAGAATCTTTTGCTTCTGAGCTTGTAGAATCTAGTGCTGGCCCTGTTGAAGTAACTGAGCTAACTGGGTCG GATGTCATGGAAAAGAATTGTGGTTCTGCTGCTATTTGCTTCATCTCTTTCTTACCTGAC ATTCTTGACTCCAAAGCTGAAGGAAGGAACAAGTACCTCGAGATTTTATTAGCAGTTGCAGAGAAGTTTAAGAAGCACCCTTACAG TTTTATATGGGTGGCGGCTGTAACTCAGCCGGATTTGGAGAAGCGAGTTAATGTGGGAGGATATGGTTATCCAGCCATGGTAGCCATGAACATGAAGAAAGGAGTATACGCTCCTCTTAAAAGCGCCTTTGAGCTTCCACACCTCTT AGAATTTGTGAAGGATGCTGGGGCCGGTGGAAAAGGAAATTTGCCTATGAATGGAACACCAGAGATCGTGACGACAAAGGCATGGGATGGTAAAGATGGAGAGCTGATTGAGGAAGATGAATTCTCACTTGAAGAACTCATGGGAGGTGATGATACTGTTGCTTCGAAGGATGAGTTGTGA
- the LOC104700165 gene encoding protein disulfide-isomerase 2-3-like isoform X3 produces the protein MYKSPLTLLMLLTLCFGFFDLGSALYGSSSPVVQLTASNFKSKVLNSNGVVLVEFFAPWCGHCKALTPTWEKVANILKGVATVAAIDADAHQSAAQDYGIQSFPTIKVFVPGKPPIDYQGARDAKSIANFAYKQIKGLLSDRLEGKSKPTGGGSNEKKSEPSASVELNSSNFDELVIKSNELWIVEFFAPWCGHCKKLAPEWKKAAKNLKGKVNLGHVNCDVEQSIMSRFKVQGFPTILVFGLDKSSPTSYDGARTASAIESFASELVESSAGPVEVTELTGSDVMEKNCGSAAICFISFLPDILDSKAEGRNKYLEILLAVAEKFKKHPYSFIWVAAVTQPDLEKRVNVGGYGYPAMVAMNMKKGVYAPLKSAFELPHLLEFVKDAGAGGKGNLPMNGTPEIVTTKAWDGKDGELIEEDEFSLEELMGGDDTVASKDEL, from the exons GTTCTTAATTCAAATGGAGTTGTTTTGGTAGAGTTCTTTGCGCCATGGTGTGGCCACTGCAAAGCTCTAACACCTACATGGGAGAAAGTGGCTAATATTCTTAAAGGAGTTGCGACTGTTGCTGCAATTGACGCAGACGCTCACCAGTCTGCTGCTCAG GATTATGGTATCCAAAGCTTCCCTACTATTAAAGTCTTTGTTCCCGGAAAGCCTCCGATCGATTACCAAGGAGCCAGGGATGCCAAATCCATTGCTAATTTTGCTTACAAGCAG ATCAAGGGTCTTTTGAGTGACCGTTTGGAAGGCAAAAGTAAACCAACTGGAGGAGGATCTAATGAAAAGAAATCTGAACCTAGTGCATCTGTGGAACTGAACTCTAGCAATTTTGATGAGTTGGTCATCAAAAGCAATGAACTCTGGATCGTTGAGTTTTTTGCACCTTG GTGTGGACACTGCAAAAAGCTTGCCCCGGAGTGGAAAAAGGCTGCAAAAAATTTGAAGGGGAAGGTGAATTTAGGCCATGTCAATTGCGATGTTGAGCAG TCGATAATGAGCAGATTCAAAGTGCAAGGATTCCCTACAATTTTGGTATTTGGTCTAGACAAAAGCAGCCCAACTTCTTACGATGGTGCTAGAACTGCGTCGGCGATAGAATCTTTTGCTTCTGAGCTTGTAGAATCTAGTGCTGGCCCTGTTGAAGTAACTGAGCTAACTGGGTCG GATGTCATGGAAAAGAATTGTGGTTCTGCTGCTATTTGCTTCATCTCTTTCTTACCTGAC ATTCTTGACTCCAAAGCTGAAGGAAGGAACAAGTACCTCGAGATTTTATTAGCAGTTGCAGAGAAGTTTAAGAAGCACCCTTACAG TTTTATATGGGTGGCGGCTGTAACTCAGCCGGATTTGGAGAAGCGAGTTAATGTGGGAGGATATGGTTATCCAGCCATGGTAGCCATGAACATGAAGAAAGGAGTATACGCTCCTCTTAAAAGCGCCTTTGAGCTTCCACACCTCTT GGAATTTGTGAAGGATGCTGGGGCCGGTGGAAAAGGAAATTTGCCTATGAATGGAACACCAGAGATCGTGACGACAAAGGCATGGGATGGTAAAGATGGAGAGCTGATTGAGGAAGATGAATTCTCACTTGAAGAACTCATGGGAGGTGATGATACTGTTGCTTCGAAGGATGAGTTGTGA
- the LOC104700165 gene encoding protein disulfide-isomerase 2-3-like isoform X1 has translation MYKSPLTLLMLLTLCFGFFDLGSALYGSSSPVVQLTASNFKSKVLNSNGVVLVEFFAPWCGHCKALTPTWEKVANILKGVATVAAIDADAHQSAAQDYGIQSFPTIKVFVPGKPPIDYQGARDAKSIANFAYKQIKGLLSDRLEGKSKPTGGGSNEKKSEPSASVELNSSNFDELVIKSNELWIVEFFAPWCGHCKKLAPEWKKAAKNLKGKVNLGHVNCDVEQSIMSRFKVQGFPTILVFGLDKSSPTSYDGARTASAIESFASELVESSAGPVEVTELTGSDVMEKNCGSAAICFISFLPDILDSKAEGRNKYLEILLAVAEKFKKHPYSFIWVAAVTQPDLEKRVNVGGYGYPAMVAMNMKKGVYAPLKSAFELPHLLEFVKDAGAGGKGNLPMNGTPEIVTTKAWDGKDGELIEEDEFSLEELMGGDDTVASKDEL, from the exons GTTCTTAATTCAAATGGAGTTGTTTTGGTAGAGTTCTTTGCGCCATGGTGTGGCCACTGCAAAGCTCTAACACCTACATGGGAGAAAGTGGCTAATATTCTTAAAGGAGTTGCGACTGTTGCTGCAATTGACGCAGACGCTCACCAGTCTGCTGCTCAG GATTATGGTATCCAAAGCTTCCCTACTATTAAAGTCTTTGTTCCCGGAAAGCCTCCGATCGATTACCAAGGAGCCAGGGATGCCAAATCCATTGCTAATTTTGCTTACAAGCAG ATCAAGGGTCTTTTGAGTGACCGTTTGGAAGGCAAAAGTAAACCAACTGGAGGAGGATCTAATGAAAAGAAATCTGAACCTAGTGCATCTGTGGAACTGAACTCTAGCAATTTTGATGAGTTGGTCATCAAAAGCAATGAACTCTGGATCGTTGAGTTTTTTGCACCTTG GTGTGGACACTGCAAAAAGCTTGCCCCGGAGTGGAAAAAGGCTGCAAAAAATTTGAAGGGGAAGGTGAATTTAGGCCATGTCAATTGCGATGTTGAGCAG TCGATAATGAGCAGATTCAAAGTGCAAGGATTCCCTACAATTTTGGTATTTGGTCTAGACAAAAGCAGCCCAACTTCTTACGATGGTGCTAGAACTGCGTCGGCGATAGAATCTTTTGCTTCTGAGCTTGTAGAATCTAGTGCTGGCCCTGTTGAAGTAACTGAGCTAACTGGGTCG GATGTCATGGAAAAGAATTGTGGTTCTGCTGCTATTTGCTTCATCTCTTTCTTACCTGACATTCTTGACTCCAAAGCTGAAGGAAGGAACAAGTACCTCGAGATTTTATTAGCAGTTGCAGAGAAGTTTAAGAAGCACCCTTACAG TTTTATATGGGTGGCGGCTGTAACTCAGCCGGATTTGGAGAAGCGAGTTAATGTGGGAGGATATGGTTATCCAGCCATGGTAGCCATGAACATGAAGAAAGGAGTATACGCTCCTCTTAAAAGCGCCTTTGAGCTTCCACACCTCTT AGAATTTGTGAAGGATGCTGGGGCCGGTGGAAAAGGAAATTTGCCTATGAATGGAACACCAGAGATCGTGACGACAAAGGCATGGGATGGTAAAGATGGAGAGCTGATTGAGGAAGATGAATTCTCACTTGAAGAACTCATGGGAGGTGATGATACTGTTGCTTCGAAGGATGAGTTGTGA
- the LOC104700164 gene encoding uncharacterized protein LOC104700164 — protein MSFCSFFRSAQVRFKIFSDCLPLPESQFRTAIKENYNNKNKFKTELTNKQVFKLKKLFRPVTIPAQLTHKQPIPVPRDADRKRSDRDRYAPSSSRAHPTRTHERRRDSPPPRREEQLPRDLYLSEREYRTYGLRRRDTTQQYPIPPPDSSYDIVSRDRVRLDSYRSSVDHERLLRQAEIERHDRSREVRLVHLPERDYHMYDHQSSRRELLSRNSLDPPTSAVALDSYRRDPYHSYEYERAPRTFMASPRREDDDLYSRYVTADSLAEYYRSSSQRYPSITESELPPSLVSSRYAYSRSLPYSHR, from the exons ATgagtttttgttcattttttcgTTCTGCTCAGGTGCGCTTTAAGATCTTTAGTGATTGCTTACCATTGCCTGAGAGCCAATTCAGAACAGCTATCAAGGAGAAttacaacaataaaaacaaGTTCAAAACAGAATTGACTAATAAGCAG GTATTTAAGCTTAAGAAGCTTTTCCGACCAGTTACTATCCCTGCACAACTTACCCACAAACAGCCAATCCCTGTTCCTCGTGATGCTGACAGGAAAAGATCTGATAGAGACCGTTACGCACCTAGTAGCAGTAGAGCCCACCCGACCCGTACACATGAAAGAAGACGTGATTCCCCTCCTCCACGCAGAGAAGAACAACTGCCGCGTGACTTATATCTCAGTGAAAGGGAGTATCGAACATACGGCTTGAGAAGAAGAGACACAACCCAGCAGTATCCAATCCCGCCTCCTGATTCATCTTACGATATTGTCAGCCGAGACCGTGTTCGTTTGGATTCATACCGTTCATCTGTGGACCATGAACGGCTTTTGAGACAAGCAGAGATTGAGAGGCATGACCGTAGTAGGGAAGTTCGTCTTGTTCACTTGCCTGAAAGAGACTACCACATGTATGATCATCAAAGTTCTAGACGGGAACTCCTGAGTCGAAACTCGCTTGACCCTCCAACTTCAGCGGTTGCTTTGGACTCCTACAGGAGAGACCCGTATCACAGTTATGAGTATGAAAGGGCGCCAAGGACGTTCATGGCTTCTCcgagaagagaagatgatgacttgTATTCCCGGTATGTTACAGCGGATTCATTGGCTGAATACTACCGATCGTCATCACAAAGATACCCAAGCATAACTGAATCTGAGCTTCCACCTTCATTAGTATCATCCCGGTATGCTTATTCAAGGTCTTTGCCTTACTCACACCGCTGA